From Gimesia panareensis, the proteins below share one genomic window:
- a CDS encoding acetolactate decarboxylase, translated as MKWSAFVSGLAVVLGSFSGALAAKPEGKHLVQFGKMHEVIGQQQHQGRVKFTALVKKPHFYGVGALESLGGEATIFDGQVTLTQVQSDGKLSPVKLTPQTQAALLVGAYVKDWSKHPLTKAVSSDGLNTLIEQDARQAGLNVKEPFLFVIEGDFQNVQLHVINGACPIRARMRKEVLPPDKKPYEADLPKISGKLVGVFAKDAVGNITHPDTSVHVHLLFKDPQTGALRTGHVEQLTVAPGATLLLPEQ; from the coding sequence ATGAAATGGTCTGCGTTTGTGAGTGGTCTGGCTGTCGTGCTGGGGAGTTTCAGTGGTGCGCTGGCCGCGAAGCCCGAAGGGAAGCACCTGGTTCAGTTCGGCAAGATGCACGAGGTGATCGGCCAGCAACAGCACCAGGGGCGTGTCAAATTCACAGCATTGGTGAAAAAGCCTCACTTTTATGGCGTCGGGGCACTGGAATCGCTGGGAGGCGAAGCGACGATCTTTGACGGCCAGGTCACGCTCACACAGGTGCAATCGGATGGCAAACTCAGCCCGGTCAAGCTGACTCCCCAAACCCAGGCGGCCCTGCTGGTGGGTGCGTATGTGAAGGACTGGTCGAAACATCCGCTGACGAAGGCGGTCTCCTCAGATGGTCTCAACACGCTGATTGAGCAGGACGCGCGGCAGGCGGGGCTGAACGTGAAGGAGCCGTTCCTGTTCGTGATCGAAGGTGATTTTCAAAATGTCCAGTTGCATGTGATCAACGGCGCCTGTCCCATCCGGGCCCGGATGCGGAAAGAGGTGCTCCCGCCTGACAAGAAGCCTTATGAAGCGGATCTGCCTAAAATCAGCGGCAAGCTGGTCGGGGTGTTCGCCAAAGACGCCGTCGGCAATATCACTCACCCGGACACATCGGTGCACGTGCATCTGCTGTTTAAGGATCCCCAAACCGGGGCGCTGCGCACGGGGCACGTGGAGCAGTTAACGGTTGCACCAGGCGCGACATTGCTGTTGCCTGAACAGTAA
- a CDS encoding class I SAM-dependent methyltransferase, whose product MTTDYNKIAEQYREVKGRPWRSLVEEYSMLQLIGPVAGLKVVDLACGEGFFTRKLRQQGPASIIGTDVSREMIKLATEREQAEPLGIDYLVEDVRAEGPRLDNDLAVAAWLLVYAHDREELAAMCRGLARQLRPGGRLVTLTTNPQLYFFEEFDFQKYGFQIHLEEQAREGALIRWTGRLKDGSRIEVDNYYLPEEAYASALKAAGFCDIVFHPLSLSPEAAAEADFWADMINQPPAIMIEAIRA is encoded by the coding sequence ATGACCACGGACTATAACAAAATCGCCGAGCAGTACCGCGAAGTCAAAGGACGTCCCTGGCGGTCGCTGGTCGAAGAGTATTCGATGCTCCAACTCATCGGCCCCGTGGCCGGCCTGAAGGTTGTCGACCTCGCCTGCGGCGAAGGCTTCTTCACCCGCAAACTCAGGCAGCAGGGCCCTGCGTCAATTATCGGCACCGATGTCTCCCGGGAGATGATCAAACTGGCCACCGAGCGGGAACAGGCCGAACCGCTGGGCATCGACTACCTTGTCGAAGACGTGCGGGCAGAGGGCCCCCGGCTCGACAATGATCTCGCGGTCGCCGCCTGGTTACTCGTCTATGCCCACGACCGGGAGGAACTGGCCGCCATGTGTCGCGGCCTCGCACGTCAGCTCAGGCCCGGGGGACGACTCGTCACGCTGACCACGAATCCGCAGCTCTATTTCTTCGAGGAGTTTGATTTCCAGAAGTACGGCTTCCAGATTCATCTCGAAGAGCAGGCACGCGAAGGCGCCTTGATCCGCTGGACGGGCCGTCTGAAAGATGGCTCCCGGATCGAAGTCGATAACTACTACCTCCCCGAGGAAGCGTATGCGTCCGCCCTGAAGGCCGCCGGCTTCTGCGACATTGTCTTTCATCCGCTCAGTCTCTCCCCGGAAGCAGCCGCTGAGGCAGATTTCTGGGCCGACATGATCAACCAGCCCCCGGCCATCATGATCGAAGCCATCCGGGCATAG
- a CDS encoding pentapeptide repeat-containing protein: MAVRKHVELVRQGKDAIAEWRSANRGVTLELSGVEFGEIDLSGADLSGAILIKSDLCGADLSGADLSGANLNKGIFRKINLSQANLENAKLIKADLRYADLSEASLINADLSGADLSNAELDGAALKETIFHNATGYSLSRNQKSRNKVKVSQFKLGKGYWILLISLAQFLIVNAPGLLMPPAQARPFMALLMLLFMGSGALLFLGFLIGSVFIANDKGYSGGFGAFLFILFVVIAYFLTRLEVNEGIPGMADSGLIYIILLWWLGPIILMLLPDRSKKRLY; this comes from the coding sequence ATGGCGGTCCGAAAACATGTTGAGTTAGTCAGGCAGGGTAAGGATGCGATTGCGGAATGGCGTTCGGCCAACAGGGGGGTAACGCTGGAGTTGAGCGGCGTCGAATTCGGTGAGATCGATTTGAGTGGAGCCGATTTAAGCGGTGCCATCTTGATCAAAAGCGATTTATGTGGTGCAGACCTCAGTGGTGCTGATTTAAGCGGAGCGAATCTGAATAAAGGTATTTTCCGAAAAATAAACCTGAGTCAGGCCAACCTGGAGAACGCAAAACTGATCAAAGCTGATTTACGTTATGCGGATCTGAGTGAGGCCAGTTTAATTAATGCAGATCTGAGTGGAGCTGACTTAAGCAATGCCGAATTAGACGGTGCTGCACTGAAGGAAACGATTTTCCACAATGCGACTGGATATTCACTTTCACGAAACCAGAAATCCAGGAATAAGGTCAAAGTATCGCAGTTCAAGTTAGGGAAAGGCTATTGGATTCTGCTGATTTCTCTGGCCCAGTTTCTTATCGTAAACGCTCCCGGGCTTCTCATGCCCCCTGCTCAAGCACGTCCTTTCATGGCGCTTCTGATGTTGTTATTCATGGGCTCTGGTGCACTGTTATTCCTGGGCTTTCTGATCGGTTCAGTCTTTATCGCAAATGATAAGGGTTACTCGGGTGGCTTCGGGGCGTTTCTCTTCATCCTGTTTGTCGTCATCGCATATTTTCTTACGAGACTGGAAGTCAACGAGGGAATTCCGGGCATGGCTGATTCTGGATTGATCTACATTATCTTACTCTGGTGGCTGGGGCCGATTATTCTCATGTTACTCCCTGACAGGTCAAAAAAACGCCTGTATTGA
- a CDS encoding enolase-like domain-containing protein — protein MLPELKLLDATLHRTDTQTRMPFRFGIAVMTAAPHVFLQCRYEIGGQVVTGIAAEGLLPRWFDKSPEKQADQEIDEMLQVIRQAVAFARQAVPAPAFDFWRQVYQSQVAWAAEQGFPSLLAQFGVTMVERTLLDALARAEQCNLATLLRENRVGLDLAAIHPELAGRTPGEFLPAQPLTKIIARHTVGLSDPLTAADLTPENRIDDGLPQTLEDCIRAYGLRHFKLKAQGDVDRDLDRLRAVAQVITVHCGDKYAFTLDGNEQYREFPRFVELWDGIQADGALSAFFENLIFIEQPLHRSVALDPAIAHIADWENGPPVIIDESDAELSALEQALQLGYAGTSHKNCKGILKATAHRCLINHRNATENTNRYQMSGEDLVNIGPVALLQDLAAQAALGNTSVERNGHHYFNGLTPFPKQISQLMLQQHGDLYTEMDNGFARVNITNGELNLTSLNAAPFGVGVEVPLDGFQELSL, from the coding sequence ATGCTTCCCGAACTCAAACTCCTCGACGCCACACTCCATCGCACGGACACCCAGACCCGCATGCCCTTTCGGTTCGGCATCGCCGTCATGACAGCAGCTCCGCACGTCTTCCTGCAGTGCCGCTATGAAATCGGCGGGCAGGTCGTCACCGGCATCGCCGCCGAGGGACTGCTGCCCCGCTGGTTCGACAAGTCGCCCGAAAAACAGGCCGACCAGGAAATCGACGAAATGCTGCAGGTCATCCGGCAGGCCGTCGCGTTCGCCCGCCAGGCGGTACCCGCGCCCGCGTTTGACTTCTGGCGACAGGTCTACCAGTCACAGGTCGCCTGGGCCGCGGAGCAGGGCTTCCCCTCGTTGTTGGCCCAGTTCGGCGTCACGATGGTCGAACGCACTCTGCTCGACGCACTCGCCCGGGCCGAACAGTGCAACCTGGCCACGCTGCTGCGGGAGAACCGCGTCGGCCTCGATCTGGCCGCCATTCATCCCGAACTGGCGGGACGCACGCCGGGTGAGTTCCTCCCCGCACAGCCGCTGACGAAAATCATCGCCCGCCACACGGTCGGCCTCTCAGATCCCCTGACTGCTGCCGACCTCACCCCCGAAAACCGCATCGACGACGGCCTGCCGCAAACGCTCGAAGACTGCATCCGCGCCTACGGACTGCGGCACTTCAAACTCAAGGCCCAGGGAGATGTCGACCGCGATCTGGATCGGCTCCGCGCCGTCGCACAGGTCATCACAGTGCATTGCGGCGACAAGTACGCCTTCACCCTGGACGGCAACGAGCAGTACCGCGAGTTCCCTCGCTTCGTCGAACTCTGGGACGGCATTCAGGCCGACGGGGCACTGTCGGCCTTCTTCGAAAATCTGATCTTTATCGAGCAGCCCCTGCATCGCAGCGTGGCCCTCGACCCTGCCATCGCGCACATTGCCGACTGGGAAAACGGGCCGCCGGTGATTATCGATGAATCCGACGCCGAACTCAGCGCACTCGAACAGGCACTCCAGCTCGGCTACGCGGGGACGAGCCACAAGAACTGCAAAGGCATCCTGAAGGCGACCGCCCATCGTTGCCTGATCAACCACCGCAACGCCACCGAAAACACAAACCGCTACCAGATGAGCGGCGAAGACCTGGTGAATATCGGCCCGGTCGCCCTGCTGCAGGACCTCGCCGCCCAGGCGGCCCTGGGCAACACCTCCGTCGAACGCAACGGCCACCACTATTTCAATGGTCTGACCCCGTTCCCCAAACAAATCAGCCAACTGATGCTCCAGCAGCACGGTGACCTCTACACGGAGATGGATAACGGCTTCGCCCGCGTCAACATCACCAACGGCGAACTGAATCTGACCTCCCTCAACGCCGCCCCGTTCGGCGTCGGTGTGGAAGTGCCCCTGGACGGGTTTCAGGAATTGTCACTTTAA
- a CDS encoding response regulator, whose protein sequence is MMTTKNNQRPLSKLDDYRVLLVEDDPDSQRQITHYLEQAGANVFVVDNGQAAINMALEATQNGFQFEIILMDIEMPGLTGFEAASQLRSEGYKGNIIAFTAYEEKYCREQSLRAGCDEFISKLANRETILEVIRNHSFQQYLKQRMNRVAKTFFNLD, encoded by the coding sequence ATGATGACAACTAAGAACAACCAGAGACCGCTCAGCAAACTGGATGATTATCGAGTGCTGCTGGTCGAAGATGATCCGGACAGCCAGCGACAGATTACACATTACCTGGAGCAGGCCGGCGCCAATGTGTTCGTCGTCGACAACGGACAGGCAGCAATCAATATGGCTTTAGAAGCGACACAGAATGGATTTCAATTCGAGATCATCCTGATGGATATTGAGATGCCTGGTCTGACTGGATTTGAAGCCGCGTCGCAATTGAGGAGTGAAGGCTATAAGGGGAATATCATCGCGTTTACCGCGTATGAAGAGAAATACTGTCGCGAGCAGAGCCTCCGTGCCGGGTGTGATGAATTTATTTCCAAACTCGCCAATAGAGAAACGATACTGGAAGTGATTCGAAATCATTCATTCCAGCAGTATCTGAAACAACGCATGAACCGGGTGGCAAAAACATTTTTCAACCTGGACTGA